A stretch of DNA from Halobacillus litoralis:
GCTGCGCGCTGTACCTTCAACCATGCGCATAGCAGCTTCAACGTCAGCAGCGTTCAAATCAGGCATTTTCGTTTCTGCGATTTCGCGTACTTGGTCGCGTTTAACAGAAGCTACTTTGTTACGGTTCGGTTCACCGGAACCTGATTCAACTCCTGCCGCTTTCTTAAGAAGAACAGCAGCTGGTGGAGTTTTTGTAACGAATGTAAAGGAACGGTCCTCATAAACCGTAATTTCTACTGGAATGATCGTACCTGCTTGTTCCTGTGTACGAGCGTTAAATTCCTTACAGAATCCCATGATGTTAATACCTGCTTGACCTAGTGCTGGTCCAACCGGCGGTGCTGGGTTCGCTTTACCTGCAGGAATCTGAAGCTTTACAACATTAATAACTTTTTTAGCCACGAGACACACCTCCTTAAAGTCCGTGATGTGGTAATAGGGTTCAACCCCTCCCACTCATTGCGATATCTACGCAATCGCCCTCTTTTGGGCGCATATAGAACATAAAAATTCTAGCATCTTTAATTCCAATATGCAAGGGGAGAGATGAATTTTATAATTTTTCGATTTGAGTAAAGTCTAACTCTACCGGGGTTTCACGCCCAAACATATTAACGTGGACTTTCACTTTTTGTTTGTCCGTATCAATATATTCAATGGATCCTGTGAAGTTTGCGAAAGGTCCGTCTGTTACTTTAACACTTTCCTTCACTTCGAAGTCAACCTCTGCTTTCGGCTGTTCGTTCATGCCCATGCGCTTAAGAACCGTTTCTACTTCTTCGGGCAGGAGAGGAATCGGCTTAGATCCGGAACCGGTGGATCCTACGAAACCAGTCACACCAGGCGTATTACGTACCACGTACCAGGAATCATCTGTCATGACCATTTCAGCCAATACATAGCCGGGAAATACTTTTTTCTTCGCCACTTTTCTCTTGCCATTTTTAATTTCTGTTTCTTCGTCCTCGGGAACAAGAACACGGAAGATCTTGTCTTCCATTCCCATTGATTCCACACGCTTCTCCAGGTTAGTTTTCACCTTGTTCTCATAACCTGAATAGGTGTGCACTACATACCATCTTTTTTTCCATATTCGCAGGACAAGTGCTTGCCCTTCCCTCCCTTATACTAGAGTTGATGAATATTACTCCAACATGAAAAAACCCGCGGGACGGGTTTTTTGTAAGTCTATCTCCTATTATAGCATAAAATTCACTCTACTATTCTTGAGCGATGAGTTCAATCACCTGGGAAATCCCAAGATCTACAATAGCGAAGAATACAGCTACGAAAGTGACAGTTAAAATAACTGTAACCGTGTACTTCCACAGTTCCTGACCTTTAGGCCAACTCACCTTCTTCATCTCTCGTGCTACATTCTTGAAGAACTTAAACATGCTGTAATACCCCCAAACTTGCGCCAACTGGCTTCCTTCTCTATTTCGTCTCGCGATGTAAAGTATGCGTTCCGCACTTTTTACAAAACTTGCGGACTTCAAGACGTTCGGATTGGTTGGATCGATTTATATATGAACTATAGTTCCGACTTAAACATTCTGTACAAGCTAATATGACTTTTTTTCTCATTATCCGTCACCTCAATCTAGAGAGGTTTACACATACTCACTAAATGTAGCACTCTTACCGATTACTGTCAATGCAGCTTTCATAGAGTGATTTCATTGATTTCCAAATATTTTTCGAGCTTTCTCTTCACACGTTGTAAAGCGTTATCAATAGATTTCACGTGTCGATCGAGCTCAACCGAAATCTCCTAGTAGGAACGTCCATCCAAGTAGAGGGTCAGCACTTTTTTCTCTAAATCACTTAATAACTCCGACATTTTCTCTTCCATGTCAGAAAACTTTTCTTTATTAACAATCAATTCTTGTGGGTCGATAGCTTTTGAACCAGCGATGACATCCAATAATGTCCGATCCGATTCCTCATCATAAATGGGTTTGTCCAAAGAAACGTAGGAATTCAATGGGATATGCTTCTGTCTTGTGGCGGTTTTAATTGCGGTGATAATTTGACGGGTGACACATAATTCTGCAAAGGCTTTGAAGGATGATAACTTGCCTTCTCTGTAATCGCGGATGGCTTTGTAAAGACCGATCATCCCTTCCTGGACGATATCCTCCCGGTCTGCGCCAATGAGAAAGTAAGTCCGAGCTTTCGCGCGCACAAAATTCTTGTACTTATTGATCAAGTAATCTAGCGCCTGGACTTGTCCTTGATTAATCCGTTCAACGACTTCTTCGTCATCAAGCTTGCTAAGATCCAAATCGTTGGTGCTTTTCTCCGTTTGTAAGATGCTCACACAGGATCCCTCCGACCGTGCTACCTCAATATAGCAATATTATACAGTACGATTCTGAAAAGCGTCAACAAGTTGTCAGAATTATTTATCTCCTCGCCGCCATTTTTCAAAAAGTTCCCTGACCTCTTTATTAATTGGAATTTTAGATTGATAGGGATATTGATTCTGGCTTTCGACATCTTTCTCTATTTGGTTTTCTATATTCTTCACTTCGATATACAGCTCTCTTGCTGATTTCCTGAAGGCTCCCTGCCCGAAAATGGTGCGTTGTTCCGCATAATCTGACGTCGCTACATAAACTTGAGTACGAACATCATTCAATTCTCCTGCCAGTTTTTCAATCCGTTCATCAGCGGTTTCATTTTCTTTTGTGAAAATGACTTCCACTTTGTAATTTTTTTGTTTCTTTTCAACTCCCCGGACATGATAAGCATCAAAAACAACCATGATCCGGTCCCCGGTATAAGATTGATACTCCGCCATCATTTCTATAAGGAGATCCCGGGCCTGCCCGAGATCTTTCTCCTTTAAATTTTTCAATTCCGGCCAAGCGCCAATCATGTTATATCCATCGACGATTAAGACGTTCATGCCTTACTCCCCTAACGGATGACGCTTCCTATAGACTTCGTACATCAAAAGGGAAGCCGCTACGGACGCGTTCAAAGAAGTCACTTCTCCAGCCATCGGCAGGCTGACCGTCCAATCACATTTATCTTTCGTTAATCGGCTCATACCGCGGCCTTCACTTCCTATGACGAGGGCAATCGGCATGTTCCCATCAAGCTGGCGGTAATCTTCCGTCCCAACAGCGTCTGTTCCGACCACCCAGACAAACCTTTCTTTTAACTCATCAATGGTCCTGGCAAGGTTCGTTACACGAGCAACCGGAATATATTCGATCGCTCCTGTCGACGTTTTCGCAACGGTTGCCGTTAAAGACACCGAACGCCTCTTCGGAATGATGACCCCATGTGCTCCTGCCGCATCTGCCGTCCGCAGAATGGAACCGAGGTTATGAGGGTCTTCAATTTCATCACAAATAATGAAAAATGGGGGGCTCGTCCTTTTCTTCCGCTTTCGCAAATAAATCTTCCAAATCACTGTATTCATACGCAGCTACAGAAGCAATGACCCCCTGGTGGTTTCCATCAACGAGCTGGTCTATTTTCTTTTTCGGTACTTTTTGGACAATGAGTCCCTGTTCTTTGGCCAGCTGTTCAAGCTTTTTATACGCCTGGTGCTGCAGCTGATCCGATACCATCACTTTATTGATCGGTCTGCCTGATCGGATGGCTTCCTGGACTGAATTCTTTCCGATGATCCATTCTCCATTCATTACGCTTCACTCCTTTCCTCAACGATTTGTATTGCATGCTGTATCAATGTTTCCAGCCGCTCCGTTTGTCCGGATAAATATAAATACCCCAACACCGCTTCGAATGCGGTTGAATATCGATAGGTCTGTACGTTAGTGTTCTTAGGGACGGATCCTGATTTTGCGTTCCGCCCCCTTCTAAGCACACCTTCCTCTTCTTCCGTGAGCCTTTCTTCTTCCTGCCATACACGGACAACATCCGCCTGCGAAACAGCCGACACGAACTGGATCGCTGCCTGGTGAAGGTGTTGAGGCATAACCTCTCCTTTTTCAAGCAGATGCTGCCTGACGTAAAGTTCATAAACAGAGTCGCCCATATAGGCGAGGGCAAGACTCTTCATCTGTTTCGCATTTGCGATCGCCATTGCCTTACCCCCGCTTCCATCTCGTGCCCTGTGATGTATCTTCAAGGATGATGTTGCGATCTTTCAACTCATCACGAATTTCATCGGCACGCGCGAAGTCACGGTTCTTTCTAGCTTGCTTACGCTCTTCAATTAGAGCATCCACTTCCTCATCAAGTAGTTCTTCCTGCGCCTGAAGCTGAATGCCGAGGACCCCTGTCAATTCTTCGAACAACTCTTCAAAAGCCGTTAAGACCTTTTCGTGAGTCTGGTCCTCCTGTAGATATAAGTTCGCAGCTTTAGTTAAATCGAACAAGACGGAAATCGCATTCGCTGTGTTGAAGTCATCATCCATTTCCTTAATGAACTGCTCTTTAAAACCAGCGACTTTATCGAGCCACTCGCTTTGATCTTCCTCCAAACTCATCGTGGAATTCTTCCGGTGTTGGATGTTCTCATACGCATTCTTGATGCGATCAAAGCTGCTTTTCGCCCCTTTCAACAACTCGTCACTAAAGTTGATCGGATGACGGTATTGCACACTCAGCATGAAAAAGCGGATCACTTGAGGATCGTGCTTCTTCACAAGATCATGGGCAAGGATGAAGTTTCCGAGGGACTTCGACATTTTTTCATTATCAATATTAATGTACCCGTTATGCATCCAGTAACGGGCAAAAGATTCTCCGTTATGTGCTTCTGATTGCGCGATCTCATTTTCGTGGTGCGGGAAAGTCAAATCCTGCCCGCCTGCGTGGATATCGATCGTTTCACCAAGATATTTCTTAGCCATTGCCGAGCACTCGATATGCCAGCCCGGGCGCCCGCTTCCCCAAGGACTTTCCCAAGTGATTTCGCCTTCCTTCGCATCTTTCCAAAGGGTGAAATCAAGCGGGTCTTCTTTTTTATCCCCCACTTCAATGCGGGACCCTGACCTTAACTCATCAATGGACTGGTGAGAAAGTTTTCCATATTGATTGAAGGACCGCGTACGGAAATACACGTCCCCTCCCGCTTCATAAGCGAACCCTTTGTCGATCAACCCCTGGATAAAGCTGATAATCTCATCCATGTTTTCCGTGACACGCGGATGATCCACGGCTTCTTTCACGCCTAGTGCACCGACATCTTCTTTGTAAGCCGTAATGAAACGATTGGCGATATCTGTGACTCCTTCGCCCATTTCATTCGCTGCTTTAATCAATTTGTCATCGACATCCGTAAAGTTGAGCACATAGTGCACATCATAGCCTCTGTATTCAAAATATCTTCTGACCGTATCAAAAACAATGGCCGGTCTTGCATTCCCGATGTGAATGTAGTTATAAACCGTCGGACCGCAAACGTACATTTTCACTTTTCCTTCTTCCAGCGGCTGGAACGGTTCTTTTTTTCTTGTCAGTGTGTTGTATATGTTAATTGCCATGTTGGTTCACTCCTTTGGTTTCCTCCAATTGTTTGCGCAGCTCCGCCATTTCCTTCTCGATCTCGTTTAACCGGTCGTACACAGGGTCCGGAAGTTTATGATGGTCCAGGTCCTTCTTTTGGACCTTCTTACCATCTTGGATGACAACATGACCAGGGATACCGACGACTGTCGAATTGTTCGGAACATCGTGGAGCACGACAGAACCGGCCCCTACTTTAGAGTTCTCCCCAATCGTGATCGATCCCAGCACTTTCGCTCCCGTGGCTACTAATGAGTTATCAAGGAGAGTGGGATGTCTTTTGCCTTTTTCTTTCCCCGTCCCTCCGAGCGTCACTCCTTGAAATATCGTCACATTATCTCCAATCTCACACGTTTCCCCGATGACGACCCCCATGCCGTGGTCGATGAAGAAACGACGCCCGATTTTCGCTCCGGGATGGATTTCAATGCCTGTCAGGAAGCGGCTCCACTGAGATATGAGCCGGGCCAGTAAGAAAAACTTCCGTTTGTGACAAGCATGGGCCACCCGGTGTGCCCATATCGCATGCAGTCCTGAATACGTCAGGATCACTTCAATATAAGAACGAGCAGCAGGATCTTGATCGAACACCACATCGACATCTTCTTTAAACATTTTGAACAGCCCCATACTTGCTCCCCTCCTTGTACTGAAACAGAAGCGGTCCCAATAAAAAAAACGCGCCTTTGTGCCAATGGCACAGAGACGCGTCGAACGTGGTTCCACTCTGTTTGGGATCGGCTACGCCTTTCCCCGCTTCACCCTTGATAACGGAAGGTACCCGCTTCAGCATACTTCGTTCAGCCAAAGACTCCGAGGTGCATTTCAAAGGCTTCTCAACGAATCACTTCCAGCCATGGTGATTCTCTCTGTAGAAGAGAGGGGCCTCTTACTTCTCCTCATCAACGTTTCGTATAGGTATCTCTACTATATGATATTCTTTCCCACTTGTGAACGAATTAAGCTTGCAACTTGCTTAATACATCATTCAGACGGACCGTTACCGTTTCTAATCCAAGCAAATGAATCGCGTTAGGAAGTTCTGGGCCATGGGTTTGACCTGTAGTGGCTACACGGACAGGCATGAACAACTTCTTCCCTTTATGACCCGTCTCTTTCTGAACCGCTTTGATTTGCTTTTTAATGTTTTCTGGTGTGAAGTCTTCAAGTTCATGAAGGTTTTTCTTGAACGTTTCCAATACTTCCGGTACTTGTTCCCCTTCAAGGACTTCCATAGCAGCTTCATCATACTGAATTTCCTGCTTGAAAAACAATTCGGTCAGCTCGACGATTTCCGCTCCGTAGCTCAGTTGTTCCTGATAAAGGCTGATGAGTTCGCGCGACCACTTGCGATCTTCCTCGCTCATGTCTTGAGACAAACGTCCAGCCTCAACTAAATGAGGAAGGGCAAGATCGACTACGCGGTCCAAATCAGATGCTTTGATGTACTGATTGTTCATCCATTTCAGTTTCGCCGGATCGAAAACCGCTGGTGAAGTAGAAAGTCGATCTGCATCGAAGATCTCGACAAGCTTGTCCTGGGTGAAAATTTCTTCTTCCCCGACTGGTGACCAGCCTAGTAAAGTGATGAAATTGAAAAGAGCTTCTGGAAGATACCCTAGGTTTTTATATTGTTCAATAAACTGAAGAATGTGCTGATCACGCTTGCTCAGTTTTTTGCGCTCTTCGTTTAGAATCAAAGTCATATGACCAAACTTCGGAGCTTCCCAATCAAAAGCTTCATACACCATCATTTGTTTCGGTGTATTGGAAATATGCTCTTCCCCACGAAGAACGTGTGTGATTTTCATTAAGTAATCATCAATCGCAACAGCGAAATTATACGTTGGTGTTCCGTTCTGCTTAACGATGACCCAATCACCAAAATCGCTGGATTCAAAAGTAATATCACCACGGACGATATCGTTGAACGTGTACGTATGGTTTTCAGGGACGCGGATACGAATACTAGGCTTACGGCCCTCCGCTTCAAATGCTGCGATTTGTTCCTCTGTAAGGTCGCGGTGTGCACCAGAGTATTTCGGCGCTTCCCCTCGTGCCATTTGCGCTTCACGTTCTGCTTCAAGCTCTTCTGATGTCATATAGCATTTGTACGCAAGACCGCGTTCCATCAATTCGTCGACATATTTCTTATAAATATCCAGACGTTCCATCTGACGGTAGGGACCATATTCGCCCCCTTTTTCTGAACTCTCGTCCCATTCGATTCCCAACCACTTCAAATAGTCGAGCTGGCTCTTTTCGCCACCCTCGACGTTTCGCTTTTCATCCGTATCCTCAATACGAATGACTACCTTTCCACCTGCATTTTTCGCATAAAGGTAGTTGAATAGAGCCGTCCTTGCATTACCAATGTGAAGGTGCCCTGTTGGACTTGGTGCATAGCGCACCCGTACTTCGTTAGACATAATTGTTCTCCTTTCCTATTCCGGTCTATATCCTTGACTTATTTTATCATTTTTTGTTTAGGAATGCTGATTATTTTGCAAAAGGACGACTGCCTGTGCGGCAATTCCTTCTTTCCGACCCGTAAAACCGAGTTTTTCTGTAGTCGTTGCTTTCACGTTGATCCGTCCCGGTTCCACCCTGAGGAGGGAGGCGATATTTTCCCGGATTTGCTCTATATAAGGAGCCATTTTAGGGGCTTGGGCAATGACCGTACAATCCATATTCCCAAGTGCATACCCATGCTCTGTCACGATATCCCACACGTGCTGAAGCAATTTGCCGGAGTCTGCGTCTTTAAACGCAGGATCCGTGTCTGGAAAATGTTTACCGATATCCCCTTCGCCAATCGCTCCAAGACACGCATCTGCGATTGTGTGCAGGAGAACATCTGCATCTGAATGCCCAAGAAGACCTTTTTCATGAGGGATTTCAATTCCTCCGATGATGCAAGGCCGTCCTTCCGTCAATTGGTGTACATCAAATCCTTGGCCGACACGAAACATAGGGCCATCCTCCACCTTTCCATTTCTTTGATTACTCAAGTAAGCTTGGGCTTTATGTAAGTCCTCAGGGGTCGTAAGCTTGATATTGTCATAGCTTCCTTTCACGATTGCCACTTCTTTGTCCAACCGCTCGACGAGAGAAGCGTCATCTGTGCCGTAGTATCTGCTTTTCCTTGCTCGTTCATGCGCTTCATGAATCAAATCATAGGAGAAGGCTTGAGGCGTCTGAGCCGCCCATAGAGTACTTCTATCCAATGTATCCAAACCTAGATCCGACTTCTGCTTGATTGTATCCGTCACAGGGACAGCAAGAAGAGCGGCTTCTTTTTCGTAGGCCGTCACAGACAATTTGTGTAAGAGCTCCTGAGGTACAAACGGGCGCGCCCCGTCATGAATAAACACAGGAAGTTCTCTGTGCCTGACAGCTTCCAGTCCTGCAAATACACTATCCTGTCGTTCTGCTCCACCATCAACGAGGTGAACGGAGTGACGGAGCGGATATTCTTGTAAAAGTCCCTCCATCTGAGATCGTTCACGTTCATTTGTTACTAAAACCAACTCTTCACACCACTCATCCTGATCAAAGACGGAAAGAGTGTGACAGATCAACGGTTGGTCACCGATTTTCAAAAACTGCTTATTGCGACCAGCGAGCATCCGTTTGCCCTGTCCCGCCGCAAGTATGATAGCTGTATATTTTTTCATGCGTATCCATCCTACGTTTGTTTAGACGTTCATAAAACAACAAAAGCGATAACACGCATGTTATCACTTTTGTCATTCTCTATTTGTTTATACCGTTTTTACAAGGCTTTTTCAAGTGATTTCGGCTTTGCAAAGATCATACGACCGGCCGATGTCTGCAACACACTGGTGACTACGACTTCAATCGTCTTTCCGATAAAGTCTTTCCCTTCTTCGACGACGATCATTGTGCCGTCATCCAAGTAGGCGACCCCTTGATTCTGCTCTTTCCCGTCTTTGATGACTTGAATCGTCATCTCTTCTCCAGGAAGCACGACTGGTTTCACAGCATTCGCAAGATCATTAATGTTCAAGACTTGGACATTTTGAAACTCACAAACTTTATTCAAGTTGAAATCGTTCGTTACAACAATCCCGTCCATCACCTTCGCAAGTTTCACAAGCTTACTGTCTACTTCCTGTATGTCTTCGAAATCCCCTTCATAAATTTCAACATTCACAGGGAGATCTTTTTGAAGACGGTTCAAGACATCCAACCCACGACGACCACGGTTTCTTTTCAGACCATCGGATGAATCAGCGATGTGCTGCAATTCTTCCAATACGAATTGTGGAATCACAATGGTTCCTTCTAAGAAATGTGTATCGCAAATATCTGCGATGCGGCCATCGATGATGACACTTGTATCCAAGATCTTTCGTTTCGGAATCAGAGCAGGATCCAAGGTGGAATCCTCCTGAAGTTCTTCTTCTGGTTTCTTCTCTTTCCTTGAAACCAAGTTCAGGAATTCATCCTTCCGTTTAAAACCGACCTGAAAACCAAAGTAACCTAATAAGAATGTTAAAAAGATCGGAACAACCTGGTTAACCACTTGAATCTGGATATCTTGTACAGGGATATTGATCAAGTAGGCGATGATCAGCCCAACAATCAAACCGAGACTTCCGAACAGCAAATCTGCTACCGGTGCCCGGACGAGGGTATCTTCAACCCACCTTAAAAAATCGACAATATAATCCACAATCCAAAAAGTAAATAAAAATAATATAAGTGCTCCTAGTACGGCCCCTAAGACAGATTGTATCCAATTCTGCCAAGTCAGCCCCATGGTTGTAAATAGCTCTGGGAAATAGAGGTAACCGATGGTTCCGCCGGTTATGACAATAAACAACTGTACGATACGTTTAAGCACTTGTATTCACCTCCTCAAACACAGTATGACCAAACCTAACAACCATTAATCATATAAAAAAGGAATGATGGTTTTTAACTTAGCACAACTTCCAAATTAAGTCAATGAGTAAACAAATTATCATATCACATTGTTCACAAATAAGTCAATATTCTTATATATGTCGATCTACGAACAGCTGTTCCTGTATGCGGTCAAGGCCGTCTCTGATTTTCATCGCACGGATTTCTCCTACACCATCGACTTCAACAAGCTCTTTCGGAGAAGCCTGGATCAGTTCTTCCAACGTACCGAACCTTTCGACCAAGTGTTCAATAATGAGAACAGGAAGTCTAGGAATCCGACTTAAAATACGGTATCCTCTTGGAAAGATAGGGTCCGACAACTTCGTATTTGATGAATACCCCATGAGTTTCAATACCTGCTCATCGGAGAGAAGTTCCGTATTGGTGATTTCCTGCATTTTTCTCAGTATATAATAAGGTTCATAATCAGGACGCTTGCTGTAATCGCGCAATAACAATGTGGCTTCATCTTCAATATTCGAAACTAATTCCGTTAATTGGAGCTGAATCAAACGGCCCTCTGTACCAAGCTCATTTACATAGTTTAAAATCTCTGTCTTCGTCCGAAGAACCATTTCAATCCGGTGGACGACCTGAACAACTTCAGAAAAGGATACCATGTTTTCAAACTCCATTGCACCGAGGTTCGTCACGCTTTGATCGAGCACATTTTTATACTTTTCCAGTGTTTGAATCGCCTGATTAGCTTTTGTCAAAATGACACCAATATCTTTCAGTGAGTAACGGAGAGAACCTTTATACAAAGTGATCACGTTTCGGCGTTGAGATATAGCTATAACGAGAGCTCCCGTTTGTTTAGCCACACGTTCTGCCGTCCGATGCCTCATCCCCGTTTCCGTGGATAGGATATCCGGGTCCGGCATCAATTGCGCATTAGCATAAAGAATGCGCGTCCCTTCATCATTCAAAATTAACGCCCCATCCATTTTCGCCAATTCGTAAAGGTGAGCGGGAGTGAAATCAGACTGGATGTGGAAACCGCCATCCACAAGATCCCGCATATGATCACCGTATCCGAGCACTATTAATCCTCCCGTTTTTGCACGCAAAACGTTATCAATTCCATCTCTCAGAGGTGTGCCAGGGGCAACCAGCTGAAGAATTTCTCCGATTCCATTTTCTTTGATTTCATGCCATTCCATTTATGAATCCCCCAGTGTAACCTTCATCGCCTCCTGAACGGTACTGACACCGATCACTTCGATTTGAGAAGGAGGCGTCCAGCCATCCATGTTCTTCTTGGGAATGATGACCCTGTTGAAGCCTAATTTCGCCGCTTCATGGACCCTTTGCTCAATTCTTGCAACTCTTCGTATCTCACCCGTCAAGCCAACTTCCCCAACGACCACATCATCTCCATTCGGAGACTGATTCCGGAAACTTGAGGCAATGCTAATTGCAACGGCTAAATCAATCGCCGGCTCATCCAATTTTACGCCACCAGCGACTTTTACGTAAGCATCCTGGTTCTGTAGCAGGAGCCCTGCTCTCTTTTCCAAAACAGCCATTAAAAGCGGTACACGGCTGTTATCAAGACCTGTAGCCATCCGTCTCGGGTTTCCGTATGCCGTAGGTGAGATCAAGGCCTGTATTTCTACAAGTACCGGTCTGGTCCCTTCCATGGAAGCCACCACGATTGAACCCGCAGCCCCTTGCGAACGTTCTTCCAGGAAAATTTCTGAAGGGTTCAGAACCTCTTCCAGGCCTTTCTCCTTCATTTCAAAGATTCCCATTTCATGAGTACTTCCAAAACGGTTCTTCACACTTCTTAGAATTCTGAATGTGTGATGCTGCTCCCCTTCAAAATAAAGGACGGCATCCACCATATGTTCAAGTAGACGTGGACCGGCAATGGAACCTTCTTTAGTAACATGCC
This window harbors:
- the disA gene encoding DNA integrity scanning diadenylate cyclase DisA; this encodes MEWHEIKENGIGEILQLVAPGTPLRDGIDNVLRAKTGGLIVLGYGDHMRDLVDGGFHIQSDFTPAHLYELAKMDGALILNDEGTRILYANAQLMPDPDILSTETGMRHRTAERVAKQTGALVIAISQRRNVITLYKGSLRYSLKDIGVILTKANQAIQTLEKYKNVLDQSVTNLGAMEFENMVSFSEVVQVVHRIEMVLRTKTEILNYVNELGTEGRLIQLQLTELVSNIEDEATLLLRDYSKRPDYEPYYILRKMQEITNTELLSDEQVLKLMGYSSNTKLSDPIFPRGYRILSRIPRLPVLIIEHLVERFGTLEELIQASPKELVEVDGVGEIRAMKIRDGLDRIQEQLFVDRHI
- the radA gene encoding DNA repair protein RadA produces the protein MAKRKTKFVCHECGYETPKWMGKCPGCNQWNTLVEEMAAAPANSRHVFQTSSTSATTKPEKITQIKSQKEPRMPTDMPEFNRVLGGGIVAGSLVLIGGDPGIGKSTLLLQVSAQIAKKEFPVLYISGEESSRQTKLRAERLDITSDELYVLPETNLQDVINQIENIEPKFVVIDSIQTIFKEDVTSAPGSVSQVRECTSHLMRIAKSKGIPIFIVGHVTKEGSIAGPRLLEHMVDAVLYFEGEQHHTFRILRSVKNRFGSTHEMGIFEMKEKGLEEVLNPSEIFLEERSQGAAGSIVVASMEGTRPVLVEIQALISPTAYGNPRRMATGLDNSRVPLLMAVLEKRAGLLLQNQDAYVKVAGGVKLDEPAIDLAVAISIASSFRNQSPNGDDVVVGEVGLTGEIRRVARIEQRVHEAAKLGFNRVIIPKKNMDGWTPPSQIEVIGVSTVQEAMKVTLGDS